From one Caldalkalibacillus salinus genomic stretch:
- the lpdA gene encoding dihydrolipoyl dehydrogenase, producing MVVGEFTTEIDVLVIGAGPGGYVAAIRAAQLGKKVTIVDKGELGGVCLNRGCIPSKALISAAHRYEEMSHSKDDDMGIVAKEVEVNFKKVQEWKQSVVNKLTGGVEGLLKGNNVEIVKGEALFVNDNEVRVLNGYEANRYKFEHCIIATGSEAIELKPFPYGDRILSSTEALALDEIPKSMVVIGGGYIGVELGQTFAKFGTKVTILEGADQILPLFEKQTVQPVAKNLKKSGVEVVTKAMAKSAEQTENDVTVTYAVNDEEKSITADYLLVTVGRKPSTDELGLDATGVKVSDKGIIEVDHQCRTSVENIFAIGDIVDGPALAHKASYEAKVAAEAIAGEKSAVDYKVIPSVVFSEPEIASVGLNEQEAKKDGYNVQVGKFAFAANGRALSLNAGDGFVKVVADKDTGILIGAQIVGVEASNLIAEMALAIEMGAHLEDVSLTIHAHPTLGEITMEAAEAALGQAIHAINK from the coding sequence ATGGTAGTTGGAGAATTTACAACAGAAATTGATGTACTGGTGATTGGTGCAGGACCGGGTGGCTACGTTGCAGCCATCCGTGCTGCCCAATTGGGTAAAAAAGTGACCATCGTAGACAAAGGAGAACTTGGTGGCGTATGTCTGAACCGGGGATGTATCCCTTCAAAGGCACTGATCTCTGCCGCACATCGCTATGAAGAAATGAGTCACTCCAAGGATGACGATATGGGCATTGTAGCGAAAGAAGTAGAAGTAAACTTCAAGAAAGTTCAAGAATGGAAACAGAGCGTTGTTAACAAACTGACCGGTGGTGTTGAAGGTCTGCTCAAAGGAAACAACGTCGAGATTGTTAAAGGGGAAGCTCTGTTTGTCAACGATAATGAAGTTCGTGTGCTTAACGGTTATGAAGCTAACCGCTACAAATTCGAGCATTGTATCATTGCCACAGGGTCCGAAGCAATTGAACTCAAACCGTTCCCTTATGGCGATCGTATCCTTTCATCTACAGAAGCACTAGCACTAGATGAAATTCCTAAGAGCATGGTGGTCATCGGTGGTGGCTACATCGGTGTTGAATTAGGTCAAACCTTCGCTAAGTTCGGGACGAAAGTGACGATTTTAGAAGGGGCAGATCAAATTCTACCGCTCTTTGAAAAACAAACGGTTCAACCGGTGGCCAAGAATCTGAAAAAGTCCGGTGTTGAAGTGGTCACCAAAGCGATGGCAAAATCTGCCGAGCAAACTGAAAATGATGTCACGGTCACATACGCTGTGAATGATGAAGAAAAATCCATTACAGCTGACTACTTGTTAGTGACAGTTGGACGTAAGCCAAGCACAGATGAGTTAGGACTTGATGCCACTGGCGTAAAAGTAAGTGACAAAGGTATTATTGAAGTAGATCACCAGTGCCGCACAAGTGTTGAGAATATCTTCGCTATCGGAGATATTGTTGACGGTCCAGCGCTAGCACATAAAGCTTCATATGAAGCCAAAGTAGCGGCAGAAGCAATTGCGGGTGAGAAGAGTGCAGTGGATTATAAAGTGATCCCTTCCGTTGTCTTCTCTGAACCAGAAATTGCCAGTGTGGGACTTAACGAGCAAGAGGCTAAAAAAGACGGATATAATGTCCAAGTCGGTAAGTTCGCATTTGCGGCGAACGGTCGTGCCCTTTCACTAAACGCTGGTGATGGCTTTGTGAAAGTTGTTGCCGATAAAGACACAGGTATTCTGATCGGGGCTCAGATCGTGGGAGTGGAAGCGTCCAATCTTATCGCCGAGATGGCTCTTGCCATCGAAATGGGCGCACATCTTGAAGATGTCAGTCTCACCATCCATGCGCATCCGACTTTAGGAGAAATTACAATGGAGGCGGCTGAAGCTGCTCTAGGACAAGCAATTCACGCCATTAACAAGTAA